One stretch of Acropora muricata isolate sample 2 chromosome 12, ASM3666990v1, whole genome shotgun sequence DNA includes these proteins:
- the LOC136893293 gene encoding nucleotide-binding oligomerization domain-containing protein 1-like gives MCYQPRSTKPTPFPTLLPHLDEKQGQTIGHKMDGFLVPSTFSWLGLLTVKGWYCLGLMLAPGKLLEIQFNEPSSDFSCDVKDNINKDLIRGMCFDQYQKQNNKLGLPLYAFITFNFLVIHIVAVIYSQFVKSTVRELESHHQDAEQRRSCRLFFAYFFQLAVSCGLRIIFIAFLEIELFYPKAFPANFTCSIENVSVEFLPNQTKSANSVHCFTQRAGGKNLWMETVKCVNGVFALFAFLEILTILLGATKRKNFMDNRQFYVDHLKSNADEQRLGQQDFHNAITTLKESYLQDTQQLSDLDQPFQRPKPGEGDSHDLTMDEIYVHAAIHEGRAQQHFAKYLDRREKLKEYPPDEKDCKFAKPEDILDKKHRNVLVVGRPGIGKTSLSIKMLRLWASGKAFNAFDIVFLVKFRRFNDNAELSLFELLARSETAQRLSDSVLKFVESEPKKVLLIFDGLDEFSGKEDISVQEDDLIYKNNVKEKMPFSVLYKKLATGKLLLGSSILTTTRPKAVEHVARVKFQRTVEILGFTSKNVEDYVGRFSKDCTCTEAKEKIWEHIKSNTNLFSLCYIPVNCFLICHCLLQIFLSGSYQQLPTKITDIYQMIVKMVFFNHNRKGFSQKQLEKLKLKYMYEPFENFPKELEIIFNRLGEIAFKGIEEGRLLFESSEVNGLDDCGLLHKLPDVQSKRAFNDPPKSQFCFTHLTVQEFFAAKYLVDNMTNKEIERFIRKYISDGTWLVVLQFVAGLLKSSSLNIFVKLLPTSTDKKTNRMSSKLETLTSWPATEKDQGVAVQVCKCLYEINDEQRPVLKNKIETIKFNAVDFSGCSLAPIDLPAVLHLLENAEEVLYIDFSANELADLGGNEVKKFIVNRRRKVKWLDLSNNNLTDNAAKKFAAALKHSNCTLELLHLKGNKFTDNIVKDFAAALTHCNCRLESLYLSESNFTDNAAKDFAAALTHSNCKLKSLDLHNNSLTDEAAKDLAAALKHNNCKLESLYLCANNFTDKGAKDLAPALQHSNCKLELLDLRWNNFTKERRKFLTDAGKQSNCKVYF, from the coding sequence ATGTGCTATCAACCTCGCTCTACAAAACCGACGCCATTTCCAACCCTTTTGCCACACTTAGATGAAAAGCAAGGTCAAACGATCGGACATAAAATGGATGGTTTCCTCGTTCCTTCAACTTTTAGCTGGCTCGGTCTTTTAACAGTTAAAGGCTGGTATTGTTTGGGATTGATGCTCGCACCTGGAAAACTTTTAGAAATACAATTCAATGAACCCAGTTCTGATTTTAGCTGTGATGTCAAAGACAACATAAACAAGGATTTGATCCGAGGAATGTGTTTTGATCAATATCAGAAGCAAAATAATAAACTGGGACTTCCTCTTTACGCCTTTATCACGTTTAACTTCTTGGTGATTCACATTGTGGCGGTGATTTACTCCCAGTTTGTCAAATCAACAGTAAGAGAACTCGAGAGCCACCACCAAGATGCCGAACAAAGAAGAAGCTGTCGTCTCTTCTTCGCATATTTTTTTCAGCTCGCTGTTAGTTGCGGTCTAAGGATAATTTTCATCGCTTTCCTGGAGATTGAACTATTTTATCCCAAGGCGTTTCCTGCAAACTTTACTTGTTCGATCGAAAATGTTTCGGTCGAATTTTTGCCCAACCAAACAAAGTCGGCCAATTCAGTCCACTGTTTCACTCAACGAGCGGGTGGTAAAAACCTCTGGATGGAAACTGTGAAATGCGTAAATGGAGTTTTCGCATTATTTGCTTTCCTAGAGATTCTTACGATCTTATTGGGAGctacaaagagaaaaaatttcaTGGACAATCGTCAGTTTTATGTCGATCATCTGAAATCAAACGCAGACGAACAGCGCCTTGGGCAACAGGATTTCCATAATGCCATAACGACATTGAAAGAGAGTTATTTGCAGGACACTCAGCAACTAAGTGATCTTGATCAACCTTTTCAACGACCAAAACCCGGCGAAGGCGACAGTCATGATCTCACAATGGACGAGATCTATGTCCATGCAGCGATCCATGAAGGCAGAGCTCAACAGCACTTTGCAAAATATCTAGACAGGCGGGAAAAGCTAAAAGAATACCCGCCCGATGAAAAAGACTGCAAGTTCGCAAAACCAGAGGATATTCTTGacaaaaaacacagaaatgttctcgttgttggccgtcctgggataggaaagacATCATTGAGCATAAAAATGCTTCGACTCTGGGCATCTGGTAAGGCTTTTAACGCCTTTGACATTGTCTTCCTCGTGAAGTTTAGGCGCTTTAATGATAACGCAGAGTTGAGCCTTTTTGAGCTTTTGGCTCGCTCAGAAACAGCTCAACGTTTGAGTGATTCTGTTTTGAAGTTTGTTGAGAGCGAACCTAAaaaagttcttttaatttttgatggcCTTGATGAGTTTTCAGGAAAAGAGGATATCAGCGTCCAAGAAGATGACCTCATTTACAAGAACAATGTGAAAGAAAAGATGCCCTTTTCCGTTTTGTATAAGAAACTGGCGACGGGAAAACTTCTTCTTGGCTCGAGCATACTCACAACGACAAGACCAAAAGCTGTGGAACATGTTGCTCGCGTAAAATTTCAAAGAACAGTGGAAATTCTCGGATTTACTTCCAAGAATGTTGAAGACTACGTCGGCAGATTTTCAAAAGACTGCACTTGCACTGaagcaaaggagaaaatttgggaacacatcaagtccaacaCAAACCTCTTTTCATTGTGCTACATCCCAGTGAACTGTTTTCTTATTTGTCACTGcttgcttcaaattttcctATCTGGTTCTTACCAGCAGCTCCCGACAAAAATAACGGACATTTACCAAATGATCGTAAAGATGGTCTTCTTCAACCACAACAGGAAAGGTTTCTCTCAAAAGCAACTCGAAAAGCTCAAGTTAAAGTACATGTatgagccatttgaaaacttcccaaaagaacttgaaataaTCTTCAACAGGCTTGGAGaaatcgcttttaaagggattgaagaaggaagactgctctttgaatcaagcgaagtcaATGGGTTGGATGATTGTGGACTGCTTCACAAACTGCCAGATGTTCAATCAAAGCGAGCATTCAATGACCCACCAAAGTCCCAATTTTGTTTTACTCACCTTACGGTACAAGAATTCTTTGCTGCAAAGTATCTGGTAGACAACATGACTAATaaggaaattgaaagatttattCGCAAGTATATCAGCGACGGCACATGGCTAGTTGTACTGCAGTTCGTAGCCGGATTACTGAAAAGCTCAAGCCTCAACATTTTTGTCAAACTGTTGCCGACGTCGACTGACAAGAAAACAAACCGTATGTCTTCAAAGCTAGAAACGCTGACATCTTGGCCAGCGACAGAAAAAGACCAAGGTGTAGCTGTGCAAGTGTGTAAGTGCCTGTACGAGATTAACGATGAACAGCGGCCTGTATTAAAAAACAAGATAGAGACAATTAAATTCAACGCGGTTGACTTTAGTGGTTGTTCACTCGCACCAATTGATCTTCCTGCTGTCTTACATCTTTTGGAAAATGCTGAAGAGGTTTTGTACATTGATTTCTCTGCCAATGAGTTGGCAGACTTGGGTGGAAACGAAGTGAAGAAATTTATTGTTAACAGGAGACGCAAGGTAAAATGGTTAGACCTCAGTAATAACAACTtgaccgacaacgcagcgaagaaattcgctgcagcacttaagcacagtaattgtacaCTAGAATTGTTACACCTCAAGggtaacaagttcaccgacaacatagtgaaggatttcgctgcagcacttacgCACTGCAATTGTAGACTAGAATCCTTATACCTCAGTGAAagcaacttcaccgacaacgctgcaaaggatttcgctgcagcacttacgcacagtaattgtaaactaaaatcgttagacCTCCATAATAACAGCTTGACCGACGAAGCAGCGAAAGATTtggctgcagcacttaagcacaataattgtaaactagaatcgttatacCTTTGTgctaacaacttcaccgacaaggGAGCGAAGGATTTAGCTCCAGCActtcagcacagtaattgtaaactagaattgTTAGACCTCCGTTGGAACAACTTCACAAAGGAGAGACGCAAGTTTTTAACTGACGCAGGAAAACAAAGTAATTGTAAAGTTTATTTCTGA